The genomic stretch CCGCGCTGAAATGCGCGCGGATTATCCTGAACGACTTGCGCGATCACGCTTTGCAGATTGGTCGCGCCATATTGATAGTGCCGCAAAATCCCCAAAAGATTTTCACCCGGCGCGATGACATGCTGCCGCGCTGAACCCGTAGTTTGGGAACAATCGGCCTGGCATAGCAAAACCCAAGGCTCTTGCGCCTTTGCGACACCCGGCAGCAGCATGGCAAGACTAGCGATGATTGCGTGACGCAATTGCATGAACATCACCCTCCGATCTCAAAGCGCACCTGCGCGCCGGCCATTTGCGGCCCCGCACGCCGCGCGTTCAGCGGGCTAAGGATCGCATGGCTGGGGCTTAATTCCACGATGCGGAACACGGTCCAAGGCTGGCCACGACCTTCGGCAAAGCCAAGGCTTTGATGGGTCAGCCCGTCCCGGCTGCCCAAGTCAATGCGGAAACGGCCGGTCCCTGCCGCCGTCAGATAGCCTTGCAACGGCGCGCAGGCATAGGATCCCAGCCATGCGGCAAGCTCGGCAGAGAATTGTGCGGCGACGCTGTTTGCGACCTCATGCGCATCCTTGCGCGCCAGGACATTGATCGTGCGCCAGGGCGTGTTGGCCGATACAGCCACCACATGATTGGTGGATAGCTGCTGTGCCCGTCCGGGCGCGGCAGGGTCAAGCAGCCGGGCATGCAAAGTCACCGTCAATGTCGCGGCTTGAAGACCGGGGGCCGTCGCCTGCCATGACAAATGCAGGCCCCGCGCGGTATCAGGTATCGGGTTGGCGCGCGATGTCTCTACCCGTGCCGGCCCGCTCGTCAGGCTGTTATAGTCAAAACCGGCGGGCAATCTGCTGCCGCTTTGGTCAGCTACCACAAGCGAGATATCGCGCGCCGAAATCTGGATCTGCGGCGTATTCCCCAGCCCCCGGATCGTCGCATCATGCGCCATCTGCAAAGCCTCTGACGCCCAAAGCGGTGCGCTCTGCCCGACATGGATCTGCGGGGTCCCGGCGATCAGATGAACCGCAGGCCGCACGGCACAGCCCAGCGCGGGCGCGGCGCCGACATAGGCATCAATGACGACCTCGTAATGATGGCCCGAACGGCCCTGACTGACGACAGAATAATCCAGAATGCGCGAATTGGGCCGCAGCAGAATGCTTTCACCGGTCAGCACACCGTTATCCGCCATGGAAAAGCCGGACACATCCGCCCCCCCTGCCAGAGCCGCAAGATAAAGCGCATCTTCCAAGGCAATCCGCTGCGCGCGGTCGGTGTTATTGTCGGTCACAGCCGCCCGCCCGGTGACACGGACCAGATCGGCAAAAACCGGCCCGCTGCCCAGAATGAACAGCATGACAGCCCCAAGCAGCCCGATCTGACGCGAAAGGATTTTGGGCAGCATCACCGGTCTTGCCTCCTGCCCGCTTATCGCACGGCCATCAGGATGCGCGCGATCATGTCGCGGTCCAGCTCTAGCACGACCTCATAAGTATCTCGGCCCACCGGATTGATCCGCACCGTGCGCGCGCCGCGAATGGTGCCATCGACAGCGGCGCGTGTTGTATCATTCTGCAAAACCGCATCAACCACGGTTGTTTGCGCGCTCAGCCGCAACCCATGCACCTGTTCGGTGATGTCGCGCATGGCATCAAGCCGGGCGACGCGGATCGCCATCAGGCGCTTTTGGTTGATGTTATGGGCAGGCTGCGCTGAAATCGTGGCATAGCCCGTGCCGATGATCGGCGGGACGGTTTGCTGTGCAACAGCGGCATCGGTGGCCTTCAGCGCATTTTCGATTGCAACGACTTGTTGTGCAGCAGGCGATATGCCCGCGTGACTGGATGATGTGTGGCCATTCATGTTGCAGGCGCCCAGCGCGGCAAAAATCGCAAAGGCCGCACAGGTCTTGATCAGATCGGTTAAGGCAAAGTCACGCACAGAAATATCCTCCGCAAGTCGCGTTTTGCCCTTGGTCTTGCATATGTCGTGCCAGTGCCGCGCAGAGCAGAGATACAATGCATTTTTTTACTGGCACAAGAATTGCCTGTCACTTGGGTGAAGTGGTGCCTTTCAGGCGCTGCAGCAGATGGAGCAGCAAGTCAGATGAGCTTGTCCGATACAACAGCACCGCGGCACCTGTTGGGGCGCAGCCTGACCAGCATCACGCTGCCGCTTGGCATTCTGATCCTTGTGGCGATGATGGTTCTGCCATTGCCAGCCTTCCTGCTGGATATCTTTTTCACGCTCAATATCTTCATGTCGCTGTTGATCTTGATGGTGGCATTGCACACTTACCGGCCGCTTGATTTTTCGTCCTTCCCCAGCCTCATTCTGGTGGCAACGGTCTTGCGGCTGGCGCTGAACGTCGCCTCGACACGGATCATCCTCAGCGAAGGTCACACCGGCACCAGCGCCGCCGGGGCGGTGATCGAAGCATTCGGCGCCTTTGTCATTGCGGGTAATTATGTTGTCGGGATCTTCGTTTTCGTCATCCTGGTGATCATCAACCTTGTCGTTATCACCAAAGGCGCGGGCCGGGTGTCCGAAGTCTCTGCCCGTTTTACGCTTGATGCGATGCCCGGCAAACAGATGGCCATTGACGCCGATCTGAACGCCGGGGTGCTGACCGCCGAAGAAGCAACCACGCGGCGCGCCGAAATCTCGCGCGAGGCGGATTTCCATGGCGCGATGGATGGTGCGTCCAAATTCGTCAAAGGCGACGCTGTCGCCGGCGTCCTGATCCTGGCCATCAACGTGATCGGTGGATTGACGATCGGGATGTTGCAGCATGGTCTGTCGATCCAGGAATCCTCCGAGCTTTATATCCTGTTGTCCATCGGGGATGGCCTTGTCGCGCAGATCCCGTCTTTGCTGCTGTCCATTGCCACCGCCATCATCGTCACGCGCGTATCTTCAAGCCAGGATATGGCCGAGCATATCAAGGGCGAAGTCAGCATGTCACGCGCATGGTTCCCGGTGGCCGGGGTGCTGCTGTTGATCGGCCTTGTGCCCGGCATGCCTACGGCGCTGTTCGGCGGGATGGGTCTTGCCGCTGGTGTCGCGGCCTATTTCTTTCGCAAGCAAGAGCAGACCGAGGGCACCGAGGACGAAGACGACGCCAAGGCAGATGTCGAAGACAGCAATCCCAATAGCCTGAAAATCACCGATGTCGCGGATCTGTCTGCGGTGACATTGCTGCTGAGCTATCCGCTGTTGTCCATGGTCGACAAAGACGATGGCGGGCCTTTGGCGCGGCGCATTGTCACCGTGCGCAAGGAAGTCTCGCAGGCTTTGGGATTTGTCCTGCCCAGCGTGCGCATCCGCGACGATCTGGGGCTGACGGCCAATGAATATAGAATAAAGATCGGCCAGACTGTCGTCGCCGAGGACAAGATCTACCCCGACCAAAAGCTGGCACTGCCCAGCGGCACATCGCGTGTCAAAATCGAGGGCATCGATGTCAAAGAACCGTCTTTCCGCATTGATGCCACCTGGATTCAGGCAGATCGCGAATTCGAAGCAGAGGCGAACGGCTATATCATCATCGAACCTGAAACGGTTCTGGCGACACATCTCAGCCAGATCTTGTATAAATATGCGTCAGAGCTGATCGGGCAGGATGATGTGCAGGAACTGCTGGACAATCTGTCGAAGGTGGTGCCGCAGCTGGTGCAATCCGTCGTCCCCAAACTGATGCCCTTGCATAACCTGACAGCGGTGCTGCGTCAGATCCTGCGCGAACGCATTCCGATCAGCGACCTGCGCCGCATCTTGGAATTGATTTCCGAAATGGCCGGTAAAAACATGAGCATCACAGAGACAGCCGAGGCGCTGCGCCCGCATCTTGTCGGCCTGCTGATCCAACAGACAACGCCGCTGAACACCGCCCTTCCGGTGGTGACGCTGGACAGCGCCTTCGAGCATCTGCTGATCAATGCCGCCAAGCGGTCCGAGGGCGATCAATTGCTGCTGGACGGATCATTGGCCGAACAGATGGTCAAATCGCTGGTGCGGATCAACGAAGAACAAGGCGAAGCCGACAAGAAACCCTTTCTGGTGGTCTCGCCGCAGATCCGCCGCAAGCTTTCGGCCTTTCTGCGTCAGCATATCGCAGATTTTCCGGTCCTTTCCTTCACCGAATTGCCAGATGGACGGCGGGTAGAGATCGTCGCGACCGTTTCTGGCGAAGAGCAATTGGCCGTGGAATGAGCATGGCCAGTTTTTTGATCCCCCCGATAAGGCGCAACGGTCATGACTGAATATATCTTCAGAGCATCCGATCCCGACACTGCGATGGAAAAGGCGGTGCGCGAGCTTGGCGATGATGCCATGATCCTGTCCGTCAAAAAGATGGGCGACATCACCGAAGTCCGCGCAACCCGCGAATCGAACATGGCCAATCAGCCGCCGTGGGATGACAGCAAGCCGCAATCCTGGCCCAGCGACGCGATGGATCTGGGGGCGGCGATGCGCAGCGCGCGGGCGCGGCGCAACGGATCCGATCCTGCCCCGGCTGCGCGACAGCCTGCCGATCTTGCCTTGGCGCGCGGCCGCAATAAGGCCAAGGATGCCACACGCAACGCGGGCCGTGTGGCGCGACCAGCCGAAGAGCCGGACAGCATATTGGATGCAACGCAATTCGAGGAATTATTCCGCCAACGCCTTGCCGCCACCCCTGATCCCGAAATCCCGGCGCAGGCAACACCGCCTGTCGCCAGCCCAATGGCAAAAGAGACGGCCACAGGCGGCAATATCGCGAAACCGGCCCCCGACCCCCTGCCCAATGCGGGTGAATGGGACCCGCGCAGCGCCGTGCCAGCCGCGCCTGCACCCTTGCCGGCCAGCCCGCACCGCCGGTCGATCTTTGATTATGGCTTCCCCGAAGATATTGCCCGATCCTGCGCGATCGCGCCCGATCTGCATAATCTGCAAGCCCAGCAAGACCACGCCTGCCGCCTGCTGGCCGCGCGGATCGCCGATGATGCCGAAAGCTCTGTTGTGCATGAAGATACGGTGTTGTTTCTGTTCGGCCCACCCGGTGCGGGCAAGACCACCGTCGCGGCGCAGCTGGCCTTTGAACGCTTGCGCACCACGGCTTTCCACCCGCGTCTGGTGCAAGTGTCGCAAAAGGGCTTTGTCAGCTGCGGTCGTTTGCAACAATATGCCACTTTGCTGAATTCTGCGTTTCAGAACCTGTCATGCGACGATGATGCAGAGATCGCATCCAACGACATCATTGATTGCGACCTGACCGAACCGGACGCCATTGCCGAGGCGCTGGCATGGGTCACTGACCGCATCCCCGACAGCAATGTCAGCCCTTTGCTGATCCTGCCCAGCACATGGTCCATCGCTGCCATCAAGCAATATACCATGATGTTCGAAGCGATCTGCCCCGCGACCGTTTTGACGCATATGGATATCGGCGGGATTGACATCGCCGGGCTATCGGCAATGGCCGATGCGAATATCAAACTGATCGCCGCCAATGAGACCCGCAAGATCACCGAGGGCCTGACGCTGGTGGATCGCGACTCCGTGGAACGCTTCTTGCAAGAGACACTCGCCGCATCAGCGGCAAATGACCGGTAATCTTGAACGCGCCACTAAACAAGTCGTGCAGTGAGTCGTTTCTACTTGGAGATCACAATGCCGACGGAGCCGTATTCGATGTCAATGTTAAGTCCCGCCGCAGTGTACAAGCGCCAGCAACAAAATCCGGGGTTCAATCCCGAAGACGGCCATCAATTGATCAAGGCGACACTGGAATATCTTGTGCGCAGCCTTGGCATCCTGATGCAGGAACCGGCGCGCGATAGCGAGATATTCAAGACCCATATCGCGCGCGTCTTGACCTCGATCTATGTGCTGCAATCAAGTCTGGATTTTGAACGGGGTGGGGAAATCTCTACCAACCTTTTCCAATTGTATGAATATTCCCGACAGCAGACCCTGAAACTGATGCGGAATGACGATACAGCGCAGATCGACAGGGCCTATCATTCGATTTCCGAAATCTTCGACGCCTGGCAGAAGATCAAGTGACGCCACGGCTGCATGACCCGCTTCTTGTCGCCTTGGAACAGGCCCAAGAGGCGCTGGAGGCCGCGTTACAAGACGCCGATTTTGATGCCGCAGAACGTATTGATCTGGACATGCAGGCATGTCTTGCCGGGCTGTCGGACGTTCCGGCAGCGCAAATACGCCATGACCTTGCGCGTTTGACCGCGATCATGGGCCGTCACAGGCAGGCGCGCGATGATCTGGTGGCACAGCTTGCGTGCTTGCAGCGCGATCAACGGCGGACCCGGGCGGTCCTTGCGGCCTATGCGAAAAACTGACGCCATCCGGGGCGGCACCGATGGCAAAAACCGCACTTGATTGTCTTTGTCGAAAAAGCCGCGGCTGGCTGCATGAATATTCCGGTTGTCTCTGCCACGGGACGCTTTATTGGATGTCGGAATATTCTAAAATCGCGCAGGCAAGGCTGGCTGAACTGATGGAATTGCAAGGCAGGCGGATGCCGCCTGCGACCCATCTGGCAAAAGCGGAAAATCAGGCCGGCGCAACACAATCGATCAAGACCATTCGTAACTTTTTCAATACAAGCCAATGGAAAACGGTCATAATAAAAGACGGTGACAGGCTCATTGGTTACATCACGGCAGACGCTTTGCTTAGGGCACAAAATCGAACGCAGGACGCGGCCATCCTCGTTTAAATTATGGTAACCTGACCAACAGAATGAAGGTTCTCCGATGTCTTACGCTCCAGATTGGATTTTGAACATTGTCTGCGCAAAAGTCGCAGAGCGTTATGTTCTTGGCAACTTGCCGATCGAAGCTTTTGCAAACCGCATGTCGCGGGAATTATTGCTGACCTATGCCGATTGCACCCCCGAAAAGCTGTATAGCGTGGCCGAAAACATGCTGTTTTTTCTGGCCGAAATCGAAGATGACAATGCGCTGGACCATTGCCATTCCTTCATCTACCGCGCGGTGCATTTCGACAAGGCCGACCGCCCCAGACGGTTGAAGGGCCTGTTTCTCGATCCTCTGGCCGCCGTCAAACAGCAAACCAGCAGCGATACCGTGTTCAAAAGCTTTCGGGCTTTCGTTTTCAGATCCCGCGCCGAGGGCAATCTGTCTGCCCCGGTCGAATGGAATGTGCGCAATCACAAAGAACTCATCTCGCTGGCCAATATTCTGGATATCGACGTGTCTTTTTCAGACGCGGTCTAGGCAAGGATCAGCGCGGGCGCACCAGCCGCACCGCGAAAGTCCGGTTTTCATGCGCGCGGCCATAGGCATGACCGGTAAAGAAATTAATGCTCCAATGCGCATGCGGCATCAGCCAATTGGTATCGCTGGTCCAGTAAAGGCCGGGATAGGTATTTGGAAAGACATTCTGATTGATCATCGGCGGTTCGGGGTTGTCGGCGATCAAGCGTTCCAGCTCTTCGCGGGTGGGCAGGCGCCAATCGGGACCGATATTGCGCTGGGCACGCTCGATCAACGAATCTACCGCGCCAAAGCGCACCAGCAAGGCTGACCCCACGCAGCTGTCATTTTCCCAGACCTGCCCGATGCTGCATCGCATCCAGTCCAGACCGCCCAGCACATCAATCACGATTGGCCCCTTGGCAACAAAGGTGGTTTCCTGCGCCTGCGCCGGGCGCAAAGCGAGGTTCACCATCCCGATGCTGATCATAAAGCACAGAATTGCGGCGTTGATATTGGCGATACCCGGCATCTCATTCCTTTCAAAGCGCTACTTGGCACCTTCTTTGCATGAAGTGTGCCGAACTGTTTTATCGGGAGACATACCATGGATATCGCATCCCTACTCGGACTTGTTGGGTGCTTTGCAATGATCGTCGGCGCAATGATCGTTGGCGGCGGTGTTGGCCCATTTTTTGATGTTCCCTCTGCGCTTATCGTGATTGGTGGCACGTTCTTCGCTGCCATGTATACCACGCCGCTTCCGACCTTTCTGAACAGCTTTGTCGCGATGTCCAAGGCTTTCTTGCCGCCGGTGAAAAAGCAGAATGTCCTGATCGAACGTATGGTCGAGCTGGCAGGCATCGCGCGCAAGGATGGCATGATGGCGCTAGAGGGGCAGGCTGTCCCGGACAAGTTCTTTGAAAAGGGTATGCAGCTTTTGGTGGACGGCGCGGATGAAACCAAGCTGGTCAAACAGCTGAACGCCGAATTGAAATCGATGAAAAGCCGGCATGAAGCCAATCAGAACGTTGTCAAAGCCTGGATCGACCTGGCCCCGGCAATGGGCATGATCGGCACATTGATCGGTCTGGTGCTGATGTTGGGGAATATGGAAGACCCCAAGGCGATTGGCCCCGCGATGGCCGTTGCCTTGCTGACAACCATGTATGGGGCGATCGTGGCCAATGTGTTGTTCGGGCCGCTTTTGACGAAGCTTCAGGGCTACACGGCCTATGAAGTCGCTTACCGCGAAATGGTGGTTCTGGGGTTGCGCAATATCGCGCGCGGGGAATCACCGCGCAATATTCAGGATCAGATGGTTTCGAACCTTCCACCAAAGATGCAGGCGAAAATCGACGCCGCGTAACTTTGCACCAACAAGAAGGTTTCCCCGATGTCCGAGGCAGTCGAAGCAGAACAAGACGAAGAGGACGAAGAATGTCCAAAGTGCCCCCCCGTCGGGGCACCTGCATGGATGGCCACCTTTGCCGATCTTGCGACATTGCTGATGGCGTTTTTCGTGCTGATCTTGTCCTTTGCCGAAATGAATGTCCCGAAGTTCAAGCAGATTTCCGGGTCTCTTAAGGATTCTTTCGGCGTGCAGCGGATCATCCCTGTCGTCGAACAGCCGATGGGCACCACCGTTCTTGAAATGAACTTCAGCCCCTCGCCTTCACCCTCTGTCTTGGATGAAGCAACGCAGGAGACGACCGAAATCCGCGAACCCGAGGTGAAACTTCCCACCGATAACCGGGATATGGATGGCGAAGACCAGCTGTTGGAAGGCGAGGTGGAATTCGAAGGGCTGGGCGGAGAAAACGCGCAGAATATCGCTGAAAACGAAAATATGTCGGATGCCGAAAAACTGGCTGCGGCGCTGGAACAAATCGGCAGCGCGGTCAACATCGACGCCGAGATCGTCGAAGGCAAGGTTGCCATCAACATGAATGCCGAGGATGCCTCGCCGCAGGAATTGATCGCCAAGTTTCAGCGCGTCGGACAGGCGATCGAAATTGCCGGACTTGCGACAGGCAAAGCAGAACAAGAAATTCTCTTTGGCGGCTTGGACGAGACATTGAATGACCTGATTTCCATGGTCTCTGAAATTCAGCGCCAGCAACAAGAAAGCGGCGGCGCCACCTTGGACGATGCGCTGAGCCAAGTGGCCCGCGCCACCCAAATGGCGCAAGAGGCCGAGGCGCAATTGCGCGCCAATCTACAGGATGAGATCGACCAGGGGCTGGTCACGGTGGAACAGCGTGACGGCACGGTTTATGTCAATCTGGGCGCGGGGGGCGCTTTCCCGTCCGGTTCGGCTGATCTGACCGCCCAGGCCCGGGGCATCATCGACGAGCTTGCCGCCGTCACCGTCGATCCGTCCAGCAAGGTCGTTGTTTCTGGGCATACGGACAATGTGCCGATCTCATTTGGCGCGCTCTACCGGGACAATTGGGACCTGGCCGCCGCGCGTGCGGCAAGTGTTGTCCAAGAAATCGAAGCAAGTATTCCCGCACCGGGCCGCGAAATGTCGGCGATTAGCTTTGGTGAAACGAAACCAATCGCAGATAATAACACGGCCGAGGGCCGCGAACGTAATCGCAGAATCGAACTTGAAATCGAATTTGGACAATAGCGCTGCGGGGCAAGCCGCAGCAGCGCCATTCATGAAGGGTAATCAAAGCGCAATGTTGAACAAGCTGAAACTTGCCGGGCTTGGCGGGGGCGCATCCGGTCAGCATGCGAAATTCACCAAACGCAAGTCGGACCAGGAAGGCTGGACCGCCGGCGTCTTTCTGAAATCGCGCGCCAATGGGGACCGGATCTGGCTTCAGCGGATCATGATCGACGGCAAACGGCGCGAAATAGAGCTGGGGTCCTTCCTGACCCTGTCACTGGCCGAGGCGCGGGCTGCGGCACAAGAAAACCGCAAGACCATTGCCGAAGGCGGCGATATCTTTGCAGAACTGCGGCGCCAACACCGGCAAGATATCCGCGACCGGATCAGGCGGCTGTCGGCCAAGCTGAATGAAAACACGGCCTTGCCCGCGCAACAGCCGATCCCGCAAGACCCGGCACCTGGGCCGAGGCCTGTTGCGATTGAACAGCCCGATGCGCCCATCGCTGATGCCGCGTCAGAAGAATCCGATATCGCCAAGGTGCGCGCGCTTGGGCCGCATATCGACGCGGCGCTCTCTGTCATCCTCGAAGCTGTCCCCGCAGATGTCGATTCCAGCTATGTGTCACAGGATATGCTGGCGCTGGCCACGGCCTGCGGCATCGACATGCTGGAACAGGCCTGCCGGGTGACGCTTGAAAAAGGCGACTGCACGCTTTTGTCGATCGTCGCAATTCTGGACGAAGATGCCGCCGCCACCGATGCGGATGAAAACGCCAACCCTATCGCGCATGGCAATATACGCGGGCCCGAACACTTTCACTAAAAAGGATTTCCAAATGTCGACAGACGCAACATATCAGGCGCTCCGCGCGTTGAAACTTGACGGCATGGCGGATGTTTTTGCCGAGCTGGCGGCCCAGAACGCCAAGGCATCTTTGGACCCGACACAATGGGTCAGCCATATGGTCGCGCGCGAAAAATCGATCCGGGATGCACGGCGTCTGCAAAGCCGTTTGCGCGCTGCACGCTTGCGCCAAGCTGATGCCACGATGGACAAGGTCGATTTCACCGCGGAACGCACCCTTGACCGCCCCGCTTTCGAGGCCTTGCGTGGCGGCGCCTGGATCGAGACGCACCGCACCGTTCTGATGTCCGGCCCCTGCGGCGTCGGCAAATCCTTTCTGGCCTGCGCCTTGGGTCACGAGGCCTGCAAACACGACAAAAGCGTCCTGTATTTCCGGATGCCCCAACTGTTTGCAGAGCTGGCAAATGCCAAACAGGCCGGGACCTATGATCGGCTGTTCAACAAGATCAAGCGCACCGATGTGCTGATCCTGGACGATTGGGGGCCAGATCTGATGACCGCCGCGCAACGACGCGATCTGATGGAAATCGTCGATGCCCGGTATGAACGCAAATCCACCGTGATCACCAGCCAGCTGCCGTTTGAAAAATGGTATGACATCATCGCCGACCCGACCTTGGCGGATGCCATTCTGGACCGGCTTGTTCACCAGGCCTATCGGTTTGACCTGGCTGGCGTGTCGATGCGCAAGGCACCGGTTGACGTCAAAAAGGACATCCCCAGCGCAAAACCAAGCTTTGGTCGCCTGCTCAGCAAGCCCGCGCATCCAGCAAACAGATAGCGCATATCACCCGCACCACAGGCGGCGGCTGTCCGGAATCGCCGGATTGGCCGCGCCTTTTTACACGGCCGCGCGCAGACGGTAGGATCTGCGCCGTTGCGACGATGACGGGATCTTGTCGAGTTTGCGATATTTGGCGATCGTCCGCCTTGCAATGTTCAGACCCTCGCATTGCAAGCTCTGCGCGATAAACTCATCGCTTAACGGCCCCGACGGATTCTCTGCCCCAATCAGATTGCGGATCTTTTCGCGCACCATACGCGCTGATACACCCTCGTCCGTGCCATCAAGTTCGATGGCCGTGCTGAAGAATGTCTTTAGCGGGAACGTCCCCTGCGGCGTTTGCATCATCAAGGATGATGTCACCCTGCTGATGGTGCTTTCATGCAGCCCGACCGCATCTGCGACGGTCTTCAACTTCAGCGGCCGCATATGTTGCATACCATGTTCAAGAAAGGCTTTCTGAAAACGCACGATCTCGGCGGCGACCTTGATACTGGTCTCGTTTCTCTGCGCAATCGCCCGCTTCAGCCAGCGCGCATTGCCCAGCGTGTCGCGCACATAGGCTTGGTCGCTGTCATGTTTGACAAGCTTGCGCACGCGGCGGCCTTCGATCTCATCGACTTTCAGAATGGGCAAGGTCGCGCCATTCAAT from Yoonia vestfoldensis encodes the following:
- the fliS gene encoding flagellar export chaperone FliS; this translates as MSMLSPAAVYKRQQQNPGFNPEDGHQLIKATLEYLVRSLGILMQEPARDSEIFKTHIARVLTSIYVLQSSLDFERGGEISTNLFQLYEYSRQQTLKLMRNDDTAQIDRAYHSISEIFDAWQKIK
- a CDS encoding DUF1566 domain-containing protein, producing the protein MPGIANINAAILCFMISIGMVNLALRPAQAQETTFVAKGPIVIDVLGGLDWMRCSIGQVWENDSCVGSALLVRFGAVDSLIERAQRNIGPDWRLPTREELERLIADNPEPPMINQNVFPNTYPGLYWTSDTNWLMPHAHWSINFFTGHAYGRAHENRTFAVRLVRPR
- a CDS encoding motility protein A, producing the protein MDIASLLGLVGCFAMIVGAMIVGGGVGPFFDVPSALIVIGGTFFAAMYTTPLPTFLNSFVAMSKAFLPPVKKQNVLIERMVELAGIARKDGMMALEGQAVPDKFFEKGMQLLVDGADETKLVKQLNAELKSMKSRHEANQNVVKAWIDLAPAMGMIGTLIGLVLMLGNMEDPKAIGPAMAVALLTTMYGAIVANVLFGPLLTKLQGYTAYEVAYREMVVLGLRNIARGESPRNIQDQMVSNLPPKMQAKIDAA
- the flhA gene encoding flagellar biosynthesis protein FlhA, producing the protein MSLSDTTAPRHLLGRSLTSITLPLGILILVAMMVLPLPAFLLDIFFTLNIFMSLLILMVALHTYRPLDFSSFPSLILVATVLRLALNVASTRIILSEGHTGTSAAGAVIEAFGAFVIAGNYVVGIFVFVILVIINLVVITKGAGRVSEVSARFTLDAMPGKQMAIDADLNAGVLTAEEATTRRAEISREADFHGAMDGASKFVKGDAVAGVLILAINVIGGLTIGMLQHGLSIQESSELYILLSIGDGLVAQIPSLLLSIATAIIVTRVSSSQDMAEHIKGEVSMSRAWFPVAGVLLLIGLVPGMPTALFGGMGLAAGVAAYFFRKQEQTEGTEDEDDAKADVEDSNPNSLKITDVADLSAVTLLLSYPLLSMVDKDDGGPLARRIVTVRKEVSQALGFVLPSVRIRDDLGLTANEYRIKIGQTVVAEDKIYPDQKLALPSGTSRVKIEGIDVKEPSFRIDATWIQADREFEAEANGYIIIEPETVLATHLSQILYKYASELIGQDDVQELLDNLSKVVPQLVQSVVPKLMPLHNLTAVLRQILRERIPISDLRRILELISEMAGKNMSITETAEALRPHLVGLLIQQTTPLNTALPVVTLDSAFEHLLINAAKRSEGDQLLLDGSLAEQMVKSLVRINEEQGEADKKPFLVVSPQIRRKLSAFLRQHIADFPVLSFTELPDGRRVEIVATVSGEEQLAVE
- a CDS encoding flagellar assembly protein T N-terminal domain-containing protein, yielding MLPKILSRQIGLLGAVMLFILGSGPVFADLVRVTGRAAVTDNNTDRAQRIALEDALYLAALAGGADVSGFSMADNGVLTGESILLRPNSRILDYSVVSQGRSGHHYEVVIDAYVGAAPALGCAVRPAVHLIAGTPQIHVGQSAPLWASEALQMAHDATIRGLGNTPQIQISARDISLVVADQSGSRLPAGFDYNSLTSGPARVETSRANPIPDTARGLHLSWQATAPGLQAATLTVTLHARLLDPAAPGRAQQLSTNHVVAVSANTPWRTINVLARKDAHEVANSVAAQFSAELAAWLGSYACAPLQGYLTAAGTGRFRIDLGSRDGLTHQSLGFAEGRGQPWTVFRIVELSPSHAILSPLNARRAGPQMAGAQVRFEIGG
- a CDS encoding FimV family protein; amino-acid sequence: MQLRHAIIASLAMLLPGVAKAQEPWVLLCQADCSQTTGSARQHVIAPGENLLGILRHYQYGATNLQSVIAQVVQDNPRAFQRGDPDRMVAGQTLTLPAGSGLPAVPDDIYVF
- the istB gene encoding IS21-like element helper ATPase IstB; the encoded protein is MSTDATYQALRALKLDGMADVFAELAAQNAKASLDPTQWVSHMVAREKSIRDARRLQSRLRAARLRQADATMDKVDFTAERTLDRPAFEALRGGAWIETHRTVLMSGPCGVGKSFLACALGHEACKHDKSVLYFRMPQLFAELANAKQAGTYDRLFNKIKRTDVLILDDWGPDLMTAAQRRDLMEIVDARYERKSTVITSQLPFEKWYDIIADPTLADAILDRLVHQAYRFDLAGVSMRKAPVDVKKDIPSAKPSFGRLLSKPAHPANR
- a CDS encoding flagellar motor protein MotB; translation: MSEAVEAEQDEEDEECPKCPPVGAPAWMATFADLATLLMAFFVLILSFAEMNVPKFKQISGSLKDSFGVQRIIPVVEQPMGTTVLEMNFSPSPSPSVLDEATQETTEIREPEVKLPTDNRDMDGEDQLLEGEVEFEGLGGENAQNIAENENMSDAEKLAAALEQIGSAVNIDAEIVEGKVAINMNAEDASPQELIAKFQRVGQAIEIAGLATGKAEQEILFGGLDETLNDLISMVSEIQRQQQESGGATLDDALSQVARATQMAQEAEAQLRANLQDEIDQGLVTVEQRDGTVYVNLGAGGAFPSGSADLTAQARGIIDELAAVTVDPSSKVVVSGHTDNVPISFGALYRDNWDLAAARAASVVQEIEASIPAPGREMSAISFGETKPIADNNTAEGRERNRRIELEIEFGQ
- a CDS encoding LPP20 family lipoprotein; its protein translation is MRDFALTDLIKTCAAFAIFAALGACNMNGHTSSSHAGISPAAQQVVAIENALKATDAAVAQQTVPPIIGTGYATISAQPAHNINQKRLMAIRVARLDAMRDITEQVHGLRLSAQTTVVDAVLQNDTTRAAVDGTIRGARTVRINPVGRDTYEVVLELDRDMIARILMAVR
- a CDS encoding Arm DNA-binding domain-containing protein gives rise to the protein MKGNQSAMLNKLKLAGLGGGASGQHAKFTKRKSDQEGWTAGVFLKSRANGDRIWLQRIMIDGKRREIELGSFLTLSLAEARAAAQENRKTIAEGGDIFAELRRQHRQDIRDRIRRLSAKLNENTALPAQQPIPQDPAPGPRPVAIEQPDAPIADAASEESDIAKVRALGPHIDAALSVILEAVPADVDSSYVSQDMLALATACGIDMLEQACRVTLEKGDCTLLSIVAILDEDAAATDADENANPIAHGNIRGPEHFH